In Serinus canaria isolate serCan28SL12 chromosome 4, serCan2020, whole genome shotgun sequence, the sequence GCCAGCTCGGCCCAAGTGTGTCCCTGAGCCACTTGTCCCCTGCAGGTGAGGAGAAGCGGATCCGGGAGTTCTACCAGTCCCGAGGCCTCGACCGGGTGACGCAGCCCAGCGGTGACGGTGGGACaggggggcacggggggcagCCAGCCATGGTGCTGGGGGGGTGTcgggggcacagggggctgaCGGTGCCACCTGTGTCCCCAGACACGGTGGGGGGTGACCCCATGGGGCTCCCCTACAGCACCTTTGACCACTCGCGTGCCCACTATTTCCGCTACGACGAGCACGTCTCGCTCTGCCTGGAGAAACTGAGGTGAGGCCgggtggggtggggaggggacacaaggGACACTGGGCATGGCCCCAACCCGTGAGACCCTGGACACATGtccctttctcttcctgccacagctccagcaaggaCAAGAGCAAGGCCATGCTGCAGGTGAGTGGGGATCCCTGCAGACcccagccctgacccccagctgtcaccctggccctggcaggggtttgTGGGGTCCCTGAAGACCCCCACAACCCCCAACCCTCTTTGCCCCTCACAGCAGAAATACGTGAGGTGCTCAGTGAGGGCACAGATCCGACACCTGCGGAGGGTCCTGTGCCACCGGCTGGGACTGTCCCTGCAGCACGTGAGTGGGGGTCCAGGGGGGGGTCCCACCCCCCAGGGGTGTCCTGGCCCACCTGATGCAGCCCCCCTGTGCAGGTGCAGATCCTGTTTGACAACGAGCCCCTCCCCGACCACATGACAAtgaagcagctctggctctcaCGCTGGTTTGGCAAGGTGTGCGTCCATCGTAAGGGATGGCAGCCTCGGATTTTGGGGTTCACCCTgtggggaggtggtggggtcACCCTCTGGGGATGGTTCAGGGCAGTGTGGGGTTGGGGGATTGAGGAACTTTAATGTCACTGGCTGCAGTGGTGATCTGGGGAGTCCCTGGCCCCTGCATGGGTCAGGCAATAGGGGGTCCCCAAAGGGGTTGGCCAAGTTTGGGGTACAAGCCCAAGGgagtccctgggctgggattggggtCCCTTTACCAGGGAACTTCTGGGCTGGGGTTCGTGGGATGGAGGGGGTCCCTGTCTGGGGGGgttccctgggctggggtttggggtcatgggctgggatgggggggCCCTGTCTTGGGGAGGGTCTCTGGGCTGGGGTTTGGAGTCCCTACCCCAGGGGCAGTCCCTGGGTTGGGATCTGGGGTCTTTGCCCCAAGGGGGGGTCCTTGGCTGGAATCCCCCAGCCCTGACTCCCCCCTTGCCCCACAGCCTGcgcccctcctgctgcactaCAGCATCAAGGACAAGAGGAGGTAGGGGCAGGGGGTGGGCACTGCCcccccagtgcagccctgctcccgcCCCCCACCCCCATAACTTATACCCctctttgaatttatttttggaaTAAAATTGTGGAAAAGCCCCCTTGACTCCCTGCTTTGTCTTGgggggctgctgtgggtgtCTCAGGAGGGtcccctcagctccaggagTTTGGGGACTCCTGGAGCACTGGGGACTCGGTGACCCCCGGGTGGGCTGCACCCATGGGGGCTGAGTcatggggtgctgggggtgctctgtggccagtggggctgtgcagcccccctgtccccattcccccGCCGTGCCGGGGGGCGTCTcgcagcccctcagccccgcGCAGTCGTGCGGGGATCCCCACATCGATCCCATCACGATCCCGATCCCGTCGCGGCTGCCTGCCGCGTGTCCAGCCCCCCGCCCCACATAATGAGCCTTAATAAAGCCATCGGCCCTTTGATTGCCGGGGGAAGGGGGGAGCCCTGcggcccccccgccccgcgccgccctAATTAGCCCGGGACAATATTCCGCCATCTGGATCCTCCCGTCGCAGCCACGGGCACAGCTGCGGGCGGGGGGTCCCGGGGGCGGGGGTGTCCCCCTGGGGTGGGGCCGGGACCCACGGCCGCGGGCGGAACAGGTGCCGGATCGGAGTGATCCCGGGAACGCGGCTCCAGAGGGCTCAAAGCTCGCCGGTGCTGACCCCGCTCCGTCACCCCGGTACGGTGGTGCCGGTGCCGGGCTGTGCAGGGCGGCTGTCGGGGATCTCCCCTCCATCCCCGCCCCCCTAGCTGGGTGTCCCATCCTGTGGTGGGCACGGTCCAGGACCCACCGGGATGGTTGTGGTAGCGGGTGCGCCGTGGCCCGTCCTTCATCCCCGGCCCCGCGCTCGGTCCCCGCGCCGGAacccccgcgccgccgccgccgggggaTCCGGTtacggcccggcccggcccagctgTCTGCCGTCGCTCaccgggcggggggcggccgggCTCGCCTGCCCAAAGCCCCCACAAGGACGAAGGGAAACGCGGGGGCTGCGAGGCCATCGGGGCATGGGGATCCCAACTGGGGTTGGAGGGGCGGAATGGGCGTTCCAAATGAGGCTGGAGTGGTGGGAGGGAGTCCCAACCGGAGAGGGAGGGGCACGGTTGTGGAATGGGGGTCCCAAATAGGACTGGAGGAGCAGAATGGGGGGCTCAGTAGGGCTGGAGGCTTGGGGTGCAAGGTAGGAGTCCCGAGCAGTGATAGAGGGTTTGGGGTTCGGGATGGGTGTCCCAAAAAAGGCTGGAGGtgtggaggagcaggatgggtGTTCTAAACGGGGCCACAGGGATTGGAGTGCAAGACTGGGGTCCCAGCCGAGGCTGGAAGGGTGGGGGTGCAGGATGGGGATCCCAAATAGGGTCAGAAGGATCAGTGGGGGATCCTAAATCAGGATACAGGGCTGGAGGTGTGGGACAGAGATCCCAAGTGGCACCGGAGGGCTGTGGGTGCAATATGGGagtgccagccagggctggaggagtggaggagcaggatggggatCCCAAACAgggctggagggctgggggtgcaggacAGGGGTCCAAAGGGGGGCTGCCTTTGGGGGAGTGGGCGTGtaggtggatggatggatggacggatggcgggggctgtccctgtgtctgtcagCAGCGGCTCTGGCAGCCAGTTACAGACGGCAGAGCAGGAAGCCCCCCGGagccccccacacccccccagccctgcaccccctCCCTTATCAGCGCCGGCCCCGGAGGAGCCTAATTCAAACCAACTGCGGGGCTGACGTTGGTAAATGAGCCCCCCGCCCACGGCCTGGCCCCAGCGCCCACGGGGGCTGCCCCGAGGAGGGGGGCACATGAGGGCTGGGGGACCCAGCGGGGCAGGGGCAGGTACTGGGGGGATGTTCCCGTACCCCCGAGGTGCGGACAAGCTGAAGGCACTTTGATGTCCCCCCGGCCCGTCATGCTCTGAGGGGGCTAATGGCCCCCGGCTCCAGCCCGGCAGAGAGGGAAACCTGAGCCCCCAGTCCCCTGTCCTTAACCTGGGGGGGCTGTCGGGggtccccagctctgcctgagagGATCTGGGCATAGATGGACCCACGTGACCGGGGGACCGGATCCTTAGGAGTGCTTTGCCTCTGTGGGACCCCCAGGAGTCCCACTGGGGATGGTAACACCCCCAGCCTGGAGGGTCCCAGGGCTCGGATGCGGGGTGAGAGGTGAAGGGACCCACCCATGGAGTCGCAGGGATTTGCCAGGGGCCTGTACGAGCAGTACTGGGGAAGATCTGTGAGAGGGACCCCACAGAGAGACTCCTCAAGCACCCCGCCCTCCACAGCCCTACAACTCCTGTGCCTtgtggggggcactgggggcacagcacagcccggGGAGGGGGGCACAGCATTATCCCTCCTTCCTATGCCATGTCCCCAAGCACTGCCCCCTCCAATTCCAGAACCCCCCACCCATGTCTCTCACCGGGGCTCATCCCCAGCCCCCTCTAAAGTGCCCCAAAACCCACCAGCCCCATGGGCTCTCACTCTGGGGGTCCCGCTGACCGCctgccctggggatgggcaTAGACAGGGGACCCCGGGCTGCTGATCACCCCCCGGCTGCACCGTCCTGGCCATGCTCCGGCAGCACCGGCTCCGTGCGGCCATGACAGAGACAGATGAGCCCCGGCACCCTCACACTCCATCGCCGGGTGAGGGGCCATGCCCGGCCCCTTGGAACGTGGTGGGCACTGCCATGGGCTGGGTGGGCACCGTGGGGACACGTGTGATGCAGTATTGCCCCGCATCCTGACCTCCCACCCCAGGGCACCCATGGCAGCGCACAGCCATCCATCCCTGTGGTGCCCATGCCATGCCATCCCCTCCGTGCCCAGCGGCACGGGCACGCGGCTGTCACGACGGGAATGCGCTGTCACGACGGGAATGAGCTGTCACGACGGGAATGAGCCGCCGCCCCAGCGCGGGGACGTTCCCTGTAACGAAGCGCCGGGATGAGGCTGATGAGAAAATCCAAACGCAATTTAATTCCTGTCACCGCCTGAGCGGCTCTAAATGACGCCAGGGGGTTCTGACGGGCCCACGCTGAGCCTCCCCAaccccagcccaccccacaCTGAGCCCTCCTCACCCCCGctgcccccccacccccgaGCCAGTGCTTCCTGCCCGCTTCCTGAGGATGTGGGCACCGGCACTGGCACCGGGATGCCCGCCGGCGTGGGAAGGGGGGCACCTTCCTGCGGACAGAGGGGTCACGCAGGGCCTGGGAAAGTGCCGCCCCCGGGACCCCAACACACCCCGCAGCCGCCTGGGGGACCCCCGGGATTCCTCGCAGCAGCCGCGATGGTGATGGAGCGCTTGTGGCACCAAGCCGTGGCACCCGGCCCTGGCACGGGCATCCCCGAGAGCCTGCAGGCGTAGTCCCGGCTGCTGGGGGGTGCTGACAGGGAGAATGTCACCGGCGAAAGGGCCACCGGGCACCGGCAGCACCCGTTGGCACGGGtgcgcggggcggcggggccgtggGAGCGGGCTCAAGGCACGTCTTCACTTCTCCCGGTTTATTTTGGCCGCCGCAGTTTCCTCCGAGCCTTTGTGTGgcggccgcagccccgccgcgccccccgGGCTGCCCGCACGGGCGGGGGATGCGCCGCGGGAGACCCCCCGGCACGGCCCGCCGGGATCGGCGGCGGGGGAGCGCGGGGAGGGGGCGCCGGTGCCGGTGGGTCTGCCACGGGCTCgggtgggacagggatgggacatggGATATGGAATATGGGGTGGGACATGGgatgggatatgggatatgggatatgggatgggatatgggatgggatatgggatatgggatatgggatatgggatatgggatatggaatatgggatatgggatatgggatatgggatatggAATATGGAATATGGGGTGGGACATGGgatgggatatgggatatgggatatgggatgggatatgggatgggatatgggatatgggatgtGGGATATGGGATGTGACATGGAGTGCACAGGGGATGCAGACATGGGGTACaggtgggcacagagggcaggtGTGGGTGCCCTTGGGGGATGCCAGCCTGTTGCCAAGGATCTCTGGTTTTGGTGCTGCTACCCTGACGTGGATGCTGGTGCTGTGGTGTGGGTGTCACAGCAAGGGTGCCACGTCACCATTGCCACCCCCTGGTGTGGGTCCTGGTGCTGTGGCatggctcccagtgctgtgccGTGGGTCCTGAAGCCACAACCTGTGTCCCAATGCCATGTGGGTGTCAGTGCCATGACATTGATCCCAATGCCACGGTGTGGGTGTCAGTACCACGGTGTGGGTGCCAATGCCATGGTGTGGGTGTCAGTGCCATGGTGTGCATTCCAGTGCCACCGCAGGGTCCCCAGTGCCCCGTGTGTCCCAGTGAGGTGGCACTCGCCATCCCTCCATTGTTCCACTCTTTGAAGTCGGTGTTTCCTGGCGGGTttgtcccagcccctctgcgCCGGTGCTTCCCAGCCATAAATCACCGAGCACGGGGGTTTGATGCCCGTGTGACCACAGTCACAGCCTGGCAAGGAGCTCCCACCGAGCCCACCTTCACTTGGGACCTGGCAGGGCAAGGCAAGGGCTCACTGGAGCCCCGTGGTACCGTCAGGATGGACATCACAGTGGTCCCTTCCCCGTGGACCTCCCGTCCCCCCTGACTCCCCATGGTATAACAGTATGTGGATAACCCCGGGGTTGGAATTTGGGGCCAATCACAGCAAGATTGGAAGTGTCCACGACAGCCCAGCCGATGTGCCAGGGCTTAGGACGGTCCCTCCACTCCTGTCTTGCTGCCCCCAGCGCCCCGAGGCTTCCGTCCGGGCCCAGCGCTGACGGCACGGCCGTTCCCTCCGCTATTCCCAGCATTTCCTGGGGTTTATTGTctttccctccctgtcccaccttCCTCGCAGGAAACCCTTCGTCCCACGGGGCCGGCGGCTCCGTTACCAGCAAGACGGCGTTCCCGGCCCCCTccccatgagcagggacacagccgGAGCCCCGGGAGCTGCTCAAGcccccaaatcctgctcagACTCCGGTACCGGGGGGTCCCACGAAGGTCTGAGCCCCGGTCACGGCCGTGCCGGTGTCGATACCGGGATCCCACGGCGGAGAAGAGGCTGGGGactgtccccagagcctggcGGGGCGTGTTCTGCCACGGCTGTCGCCCACCAGTCCCCTGATCCCTAAAACAATTTGGGAGCGTTATTGCAACGCCGCGTCTCCGTCTGCCGGATAATTGCATGTGATCCCGGCAGGGAGGGGCCGTGCCGCCATCATCCCGCGGCTCTGGCGGCGGCACCGGGCTCCCGCCGTGGGACCGGGGCTGGAGAGAAGTGGGGGAGCCCAGCAGAACAAGGGGGTGCTCCTGGAAGGGTGAACCGGGATCTGCTCCCTCACCATCCCCATGTCTCATCCCATCTCCGTCCCCATCCCCGTGTCCGTTCCATCCCCATCTCCACCTcatcccatcctcatcctcatccccatccatccTCCCGCTCTTCCCGCACCCCCCGGACCCCCACACCCCCCCGGGGCCTCGGGCGGCAAATTCCAAAGGGCACCCGGGAAGATTAATGGCgaggccggggccggggccggggctgggccggCCGGTAACCGGATCGCCCCGCGGGAGCAGGAATGCGCCGCTGACCCCGCCGTGCCCGCCTCGCCGCGAGGGTCCCGCCACGCGGGGTCACCACGGGCTCGGTCACCACGGGCACCGCGCAGCCCTTGCCGGGGACGTCCCGCTGTCGCCAAACCCGATGGGGCTCTGTCCCCGGATCCCCAAACCCAGAGACACGTCCTGGGGAcccagggacaggcagtggCGCCGAGGTCTCTGGGATGGGGTGACACAGCCATCACGCTTCCCTTTCCGGGATGGGCGCCatgtgccaccccctgcccacATCCAGAGGAAGCCACGTGCCAcctcctctgcccacagcaggatgGGCACAAGGAGCTCCATGTCCCTCTTCTCGCCCCATCCTCGGGCGAGCAGAGacccctcctccagctccccgGGAATGGGGATCCCCGGTGTTGCCGCGCCGTGGAGCCGCGGGGGCCGTGGGGGCTGCaggcggcgggcgcggagcaGCTGTCGGGTCTAAAGTTACGGTGGCGGCTGGGGGCGGGGAGCGAGGCCCGGAGAGGGACAGGGTCCCCGCGGGGGTGTCCTCGCTTGGAGTCCCCCTGTTGTCCCACCCCGAAGGTCCTGTGGGGCGCAGGGCCGGACCCCGCCGGGCGGGGAGGATGCAGGACAGACCGGGGCTAAGAATAgtgctggggtgggaggaggaggaaggatggGGCTTCCTCTGCGACGCCTCTTCTTCCTCCTACCCGGCTCTGCCAGGCAGCACGTGTGACACGGGGACACTCCGAGTGCCACCTGCCCCCCCCCGCGCTGTCCCAGTGTGACAGCCCCTGCTGGCAATCGGCAGTGTCCCCTGGAGCACCCACCGTGCCCGCGGCCCGTACGAGTGCCACCCCCACCATTCCCTGCCGCTGTCACCCCCCGCCGCTGTCAGGCCCCATCACCGCTGTCaccccccgccgccgccgcgttTCGTTGCACTTCACTTTTTAATTAACCTCGGGGCGCTGCCTCGCCGGGGTTAATGGCAGCGGTGACCCGCGCGGCCATCGATCCCCCGAGCCCCGCGCCTCGCTCGCAGCGACGGACGGGCCCCCTCGGGGTCCTGCGGGATGACAGGGGCGTGtgcccccccctccccttcaATCC encodes:
- the PCGF1 gene encoding polycomb group RING finger protein 1 isoform X1; its protein translation is MASPPQGGPMAIAMRLRNQLQAVYKMDPLRNEEEVKVKMKELNEHIVCFLCAGYFIDATTITECLHTFCKSCIVKYLQTSKYCPMCNTKIHETQPLLNLKLDRVMQDIVYKLVPGLQHSEEKRIREFYQSRGLDRVTQPSGDDTVGGDPMGLPYSTFDHSRAHYFRYDEHVSLCLEKLSSSKDKSKAMLQQKYVRCSVRAQIRHLRRVLCHRLGLSLQHVQILFDNEPLPDHMTMKQLWLSRWFGKPAPLLLHYSIKDKRR
- the PCGF1 gene encoding polycomb group RING finger protein 1 isoform X2 codes for the protein MASPPQGGPMAIAMRLRNQLQAVYKMDPLRNEEEVKVKMKELNEHIVCFLCAGYFIDATTITECLHTFCKSCIVKYLQTSKYCPMCNTKIHETQPLLNLKLDRVMQDIVYKLVPGLQHSEEKRIREFYQSRGLDRVTQPSGDDTVGGDPMGLPYSTFDHSRAHYFRYDEHVSLCLEKLSSSKDKSKAMLQKYVRCSVRAQIRHLRRVLCHRLGLSLQHVQILFDNEPLPDHMTMKQLWLSRWFGKPAPLLLHYSIKDKRR
- the PCGF1 gene encoding polycomb group RING finger protein 1 isoform X3, which produces MKELNEHIVCFLCAGYFIDATTITECLHTFCKSCIVKYLQTSKYCPMCNTKIHETQPLLNLKLDRVMQDIVYKLVPGLQHSEEKRIREFYQSRGLDRVTQPSGDDTVGGDPMGLPYSTFDHSRAHYFRYDEHVSLCLEKLSSSKDKSKAMLQQKYVRCSVRAQIRHLRRVLCHRLGLSLQHVQILFDNEPLPDHMTMKQLWLSRWFGKPAPLLLHYSIKDKRR